GAACCAAACCTAGCTGGTCGCTATTGCATAAATCCAAGGTGCGGTTGTCGAAAATAAGTTTTGGTCTGTGGAAGGCGGACTGCTGCCTGTGAACGCTGAGTAAGACTTAGACGGGGTTTAGTCCCTGACTTGTGCAAGCAAGTTCCCAACAAAGCATCGGCGGATGAAACGGGAAACTCCGAAAACGAATAAGACCGTTCTAAACTAGCTATTATTGGAAGCGCCAACTATAACGCAGTTTAGTTGGAGTACTTCACTATAGTGTTATTCTGTCAGTTGCCGATCGCGCCAACTCCGCATGACTGTAGATTCTTCTGTTCCTCCCTCAGTCGAGACAATTCCCGAAAGCCCCCCAGCGCCAGTGCTGCCCTTACAAGTACATCTCAAGGGTGAAGATGGCAAGCTATTGTTAATCTTGCCGCCAGAAACACCCAACTCGGATGGTGCTGCGGCAGCTGCGATCGCATGGCCCGATCTTTGGCTACAGCTCAAGCAGCGTCTGGGCGCTGGCGAACGTTTCTGGGAACCGAATACACCAGTGCATTTAATGGCGCAAGACCGACTTCTAGATGGACGGCAGTTACAAGAAATTGCTAATGCCCTCTCAGAATGTCAGCTACAACTAGAACGGGTCTCTACCGGTCGTCGTCAAACAGCGGTTGCTGCGGCTACTGCCGGTTATTCTGTAGAGCAACAGTCAGTTGCAATTTCGTTCCTGAACAAACCGAATCCAAAACCGGGACAGGCACTGGCGGAACCATTGTACCTGCAAACAACTTTACGCTCTGGGGTAGAGGTTCGTCACCCCGGCACGATCGTAATTTTGGGAGATGTTAATCCTGGCAGTTCCGTTGTGGCTGATGGCGATATTCTAGTCTGGGGTCGTCTGCGCGGATTTGTTCATGCCGGTGCAAAGGGCAATGCCCAATGTCTAATTATGGCTCTCCAGATGGAACCAACTCAGCTGCGAATAGCGGATTATGTCGCTAGGGCACCGGAAAACCCCCCGGCTGAGTTTTACCCAGAGGTCGCTTATGTCACTCCCCAGGGAATTCGCATTGCGAAAGCTACTGGTTTTGTTAGACCCAATCTGGAAGAGAAGGACTAGGAAAGTCAAAAGTCAAAAGTCAATCATTTGGAATTTCTTCCCTCTCCCTCTTCCCTCTTCCCTCTTCCCTCTTCCCTAACCCCGACGCCCGACGCCCTAACCCCTAACCAAAATCCAAAATCCAAAATTAATATGAGTCGTATTATTGTTGTCACTTCAGGTAAAGGAGGGGTGGGAAAAACTACCTCTACTGCTAATATTGGCATGGCGATCGCATCTCGCGGTCATCAGGTTGCTGTGGTAGATGCCGATTTTGGTTTGCGAAATCTCGACTTGTTACTGGGTTTGGAAAATCGAATTGTCTACACCGCAGTCGATGTCCTGGCTGGTGAGTGTACTTTAGAAAAAGCTTTGGTGCGAGATAAGCGACAGCCCAAATTGGTACTTCTGCCAGCTGCCCAAAACCGCACCAAGGAAGCGGTAACGCCAGAGCAAATGAAAAAGCTGGTGACTGAGTTGGCAAAAAGCCACGAATATATTTTGATTGATAGTCCGGCGGGAATTGAGATGGGTTTTCGCAATGCGATCGCTCCCGCAAAAGAAGCTATCATCGTCACAACTCCGGAAATTGCCGCCGTCCGCGATGCCGATCGGGTAATCGGTTTGTTGGAAGCGCACAGCATTAAGCGC
This region of Aerosakkonema funiforme FACHB-1375 genomic DNA includes:
- the minC gene encoding septum site-determining protein MinC, which translates into the protein MTVDSSVPPSVETIPESPPAPVLPLQVHLKGEDGKLLLILPPETPNSDGAAAAAIAWPDLWLQLKQRLGAGERFWEPNTPVHLMAQDRLLDGRQLQEIANALSECQLQLERVSTGRRQTAVAAATAGYSVEQQSVAISFLNKPNPKPGQALAEPLYLQTTLRSGVEVRHPGTIVILGDVNPGSSVVADGDILVWGRLRGFVHAGAKGNAQCLIMALQMEPTQLRIADYVARAPENPPAEFYPEVAYVTPQGIRIAKATGFVRPNLEEKD
- the minD gene encoding septum site-determining protein MinD, with the translated sequence MSRIIVVTSGKGGVGKTTSTANIGMAIASRGHQVAVVDADFGLRNLDLLLGLENRIVYTAVDVLAGECTLEKALVRDKRQPKLVLLPAAQNRTKEAVTPEQMKKLVTELAKSHEYILIDSPAGIEMGFRNAIAPAKEAIIVTTPEIAAVRDADRVIGLLEAHSIKRIHLIVNRIRPAMVQANDMMSVQDVQEILAIPILGVIPDDERVIVSTNRGEPLVLGGTNSLAATAYGNIARRLDGEKVEFLDLDAPSDGFFSRIRRFFGGKPRS